From the genome of Candidatus Saccharimonadales bacterium:
GTCGCCACCACGCCATTAACAGTTGGAGAAATAGCAAAATCCTACAACCTTACCTTCGCAGCTATCTCGAAACACCTTAAAGTTTTAGAAAACGCCCACCTGATAACGAAACGTAAGCGTGGAAAGGAGCGGATCGTGGATATATCACCCAGTGCGTTTCAAGATGCTTCGCAGTATTTAAAACACTACGAAGCCTTATGGAGCCAGCGTTTCGACGCATTAGAAGAATTAATAATGGAGGACACCAAATGAACAAGAACAATATCAGCGTAAACAAAGAAACAAACGAATTTATTGCAGAACGCGTCTTTGATGCGCCTCGCACGCGGCTATGGGAGGCATTTGCAAATCCAGAACAACTTGCTAAATGGTGGGGTCCAAATGGCTGGGAAACGACTATTAAAACGTTCGAGTTCCGACCACAGGGTGTTTGGCTCTACGGCATGAAATGTGTCGACGAAAATCAAGGTGAATTTTATAACCAGGAATCTTGGGGCAAAGCGATATTCGAAGAAATCAATGAACCTGAAAAGATCGTGTATCGTGATTCATTCTCGGATGCCGATGGTAATATTAACGATTCGATGCCCACCGGCGTATCCACGCTCGAGTTCCACGATGAAGACGGCAAAGCACGTCTCGTTAGTCGTACAAAGTATGACAAGCCAGAAGAGCTACAGGCTGTCACGGATATGGGTATGGAACAAGGCTTCTCCGAAACCTGGGATCGCCTAGCAGAATTTGTTGAAAACGACCAATAGCCCAAGGAGGTAATATGTGCCGGAATATCAAACCGTTATTTAATTTTGAACCCAACGCAACCGAAGACGAAGTGCGCGGTGCAGCCCTTCAATTTGTGCGCAAGATTTCCGGCTACAATACCCCATCGCAGGTTAACGAACATGCGTTCAATCATGCAGTTGAAGACGTTATGATGGCTGCACAAAAGCTGTTAGATTCACTCGTCACAAATGCAGACCCAAAAAACCGCGAGGAAGAATCTGCAAAAGCTCACGAACGAGCACTTAAACGTTTCGGAAATGTATAATAAGGCTATTGATGAAAAAATCTAAAACTGAAAAAAAGAATTCAACCGAACTTGACATTCATGAACCTCGGGTGAAAACATTCTTTCAACTACTTGGTAATACCCTTTTTGTGTCTGTTATTGACTACACCGTATGGTTTGCAATTACGTTCTATACCTTCTTACAAACAAACTCCGTAGCCGCTACTGCTATTATTGCCGGAATATTTTTAGTTATGACCGCACTTACAGGAATCTGGTTTGGCAGTCTAGTGGATCATCATAAAAAGAAAACGATGATGCTACTTTCTACCGCCGCTTCTTTTGTTTTATATCTTATCTGTTTTGCTATTTATCAGACAACACCTCATGATGTTTTCAAAGATCCGTCTAGCGTTATGTTATGGGTATTCGTGACACTATTAATGGTGGGCGTTATTGCGGGAAACATTCGCAATATCGCCATGCCAACCCTGGTAACAATTTTAATCCCCGAAGATCGTCGCGACAAAGCTAATGGGCTAGTTGGGACGATATCCGGAGTAGGCTTTTTAGTAACGTCGGTAATTAGCGGAGTGTTGGTTGCTATAAACGGAATGTTCTATGTATTACTACTTGCAGCCGCAATTCAAATATTGGCCATCATTCACCTTTGGTTTATAAAGGTACCAGAAAAAGGCGTGGTTCATGTAGAGGGTGCTCCTGCCCCATCAAAAAAAGTAGATCTAAAAGGCACGTTCAAGCTTGTTCGTGGCGTCCCCGGTCTCATGGCGCTCATCCTATTTACAACGTTCAATAACTTCCTAGGTGGAGTATTTATGGCACTTATGGACGCCTATGGACTATCGCTTGTTCCAGTTCAAGTATGGGGATTCTTGTGGGGGCTACTCAGCACTGGCTTTATTATCGGGGGCTTGATTATTGCTAAAACAGGACTTGGTAAAAACCCCGTGCGTGCCATGCTTCTTGCTAATGTTGTTCTAT
Proteins encoded in this window:
- a CDS encoding DUF2277 domain-containing protein, whose translation is MCRNIKPLFNFEPNATEDEVRGAALQFVRKISGYNTPSQVNEHAFNHAVEDVMMAAQKLLDSLVTNADPKNREEESAKAHERALKRFGNV
- a CDS encoding metalloregulator ArsR/SmtB family transcription factor: MVEYRLQLDTIFGSLADPTRRDILQRVATTPLTVGEIAKSYNLTFAAISKHLKVLENAHLITKRKRGKERIVDISPSAFQDASQYLKHYEALWSQRFDALEELIMEDTK
- a CDS encoding MFS transporter yields the protein MKKSKTEKKNSTELDIHEPRVKTFFQLLGNTLFVSVIDYTVWFAITFYTFLQTNSVAATAIIAGIFLVMTALTGIWFGSLVDHHKKKTMMLLSTAASFVLYLICFAIYQTTPHDVFKDPSSVMLWVFVTLLMVGVIAGNIRNIAMPTLVTILIPEDRRDKANGLVGTISGVGFLVTSVISGVLVAINGMFYVLLLAAAIQILAIIHLWFIKVPEKGVVHVEGAPAPSKKVDLKGTFKLVRGVPGLMALILFTTFNNFLGGVFMALMDAYGLSLVPVQVWGFLWGLLSTGFIIGGLIIAKTGLGKNPVRAMLLANVVLWIISSLFTIQASIILLAVGMYIYMLLMPYIEASEQTILQRVVPYERQGRVFGFAQSVEQSASPLTAFVIGPIAQFIFIPFMTTGAGVDLIGDWFGTGMNRGLALVFTLTGIIGLVITLIALSSKYYRQLSKQYLQSHVNQKIAE
- a CDS encoding SRPBCC domain-containing protein translates to MNKNNISVNKETNEFIAERVFDAPRTRLWEAFANPEQLAKWWGPNGWETTIKTFEFRPQGVWLYGMKCVDENQGEFYNQESWGKAIFEEINEPEKIVYRDSFSDADGNINDSMPTGVSTLEFHDEDGKARLVSRTKYDKPEELQAVTDMGMEQGFSETWDRLAEFVENDQ